Proteins encoded within one genomic window of Lynx canadensis isolate LIC74 chromosome B2, mLynCan4.pri.v2, whole genome shotgun sequence:
- the LOC115513794 gene encoding LOW QUALITY PROTEIN: V-type proton ATPase subunit d 2-like (The sequence of the model RefSeq protein was modified relative to this genomic sequence to represent the inferred CDS: inserted 3 bases in 2 codons; deleted 3 bases in 2 codons) codes for MLEGAKPYFNMDPGYLEGLVQGCKVSLLTQQGYINLVQCETLEDVKIRLQATDYGNFLANLTNPLTVSVSRIDTEMXCREFEYFCNHSLELLSTFFTHMTCSYMKNNMILLMNGALQRRKERKKERPMEEILVKCHLLGCFTEMEVINISETPNRSLNAALVETPLAPFFQDCMSENNLVELSVELLHIKPYKSHPEASYKFCKNHGEVTVEITCPILEFEAARGASIITFNSFGTEPSKGDQETIYPTYGKLCLEGWCLWAQAEDFHQVRRVADHYXVDQPLFEAVGDGSRGKTLEDVFYECEIEMNVLTFNRQSHHSMLHAYTKLKEQEMRNIMWIIECMSKNHQSKINSYIPIYNPVWGLKCRKS; via the exons ATGCTTGAGGGTGCCAAGCCATACTTTAACATGGACCCTGGCTACCTGGAAGGCCTGGTGCAAGGGTGCAAAGTCAGCCTCCTGACCCAGCAGGGCTACATCAACCTGGTCCAGTGTGAGACCCTGGAAGATGTGAAAATTCGTCTCCAGGCCACTGATTATGGCAACTTCTTGGCTAATCTAACAAATCCTCTTACTGTTTCTGTTTCCAGAATTGACACTGAGA AATGCAGAGAATTTGAATATTTCTGCAATCATTCCCTGGAACTCCTGAGCACATTTTTT ACACATATGACATGCAGTTATATGAAAAACAACATGATTCTACTGATGAACGGTGCAttgcaaagaaggaaagaaagaaagaaagaaagacctatGGAAGAAATTCTGGTGAAGTGCCACCTATTGGGCTGTTTCACAGAAATGGAAGTGATCAACATTTCAGAGACAccg aaccGATCTCTTAATGCTGCTCTGGTTGAAACACCATTAGCTCCATTCTTTCAAGATTGTATGTCTGAAAATAACCTAGTTGAACTGAGTGTTGAATTACTGCACATTAAACCGTACAAGTCTCACCCTGAGGCATCCTATAAATTCTGTAAGAATCATGGTGAGGTCACAGTAGAAATTACGTGTCCCATTCTTGAGTTTGAGGCTGCCAGAGGTGCTTCTATCATCACTTTTAACTCCTTTGGCACTGAACCAAGCAAAGGCGACCAGGAGACCATTTACCCAACCTATGGCAAGCTCTGTCTTGAGGGGTGGTGCCTGTGGGCTCAAGCAGAAGACTTCCATCAGGTGAGACGAGTAGCGGACCACTA AGTGGACCAGCCTTTGTTTGAGGCTGTGGGTGATGGCAGCAGAGGAAAGACTTTGGAGGATGTGTTTTATGAGTGTGAGATAGAAATGAACGTGCTGACATTCAACAGGCAATCCCACCATAGCATGCTTCACGCATACACAAAGCTGAAGGAGCAAGAAATGAGAAATATCATGTGGATAATAGAATGCATGTCAAAAAAC CATCAAAGTAAAATTAACAGTTACATTCCAATTTATAACCCAGTGTGGGGCCTCAAATGcagaaaatcataa